A stretch of Triticum aestivum cultivar Chinese Spring chromosome 1D, IWGSC CS RefSeq v2.1, whole genome shotgun sequence DNA encodes these proteins:
- the LOC606380 gene encoding gamma-gliadin B-I-like, whose product MKTFLIFALLAIAATSAIAQMETSRVPGLEKPWQQQPLPPQQQPPCSQQQQPFPQQQQPIIILQQSPFSQQQQPVLPQQQPVIILQQPPFSQQQQPVLPQQPPFSQQQQQQQQQQPPFSQQQQPVLPQQPPFSQQQQPPFSQQQQPSSQQPPFPQQHQQFPQQQIPVVQPSVLQQLNPCKVFLQQQCSHVAMSQRLARSQMWQQSSCHVMQQQCCQQLPQIPEQSRSEAIRAIVYSIILQEQQQGFVQPQQQQPQQSGQGVSQHQQQSQQQQQLGQCSFQQPQQLQQLGQQPQQQQIPQGIFLQPHQISQLEVMTSIALRTLPTMCGVNVPLYSSTTIMPFSIGTGVGGY is encoded by the coding sequence ATGAAGACCTTCCTCATCTTTGCTCTCCTTGCCATTGCGGCGACAAGTGCCATTGCACAAATGGAGACTAGCCGCGTCCCTGGTTTGGAGAAACCATGGCAGCAACAACCATTACCACCACAACAACAACCACCATGTTCACAGCAACAACAACCATTTCCACAGCAACAACAACCAATTATTATACTGCAACAATCACCATTTTCGCAGCAACAACAACCAGTTCTGCCGCAACAGCAACCAGTTATTATACTGCAACAACCACCATTTTCGCAGCAACAACAACCAGTTCTACCACAACAACCACCATtttcacaacaacaacaacaacaacaacaacaacaaccaccattTTCGCAGCAACAACAACCAGTTCTACCACAACAACCACCATtttcacaacaacaacaaccaccattTTCGCAGCAGCAACAACCATCTTCACAACAACCACCTTTTCCACAACAACACCAACAGTTTCCACAACAACAAATCCCTGTTGTTCAACCATCCGTTTTGCAGCAGCTAAACCCATGCAAGGTGTTCCTCCAACAGCAGTGTAGCCATGTGGCAATGTCGCAACGTCTTGCTAGGTCACAAATGTGGCAACAGAGTAGTTGCCATGTGATGCAACAACAATGTTGCCAACAGCTGCCGCAAATCCCCGAACAATCCCGCTCTGAGGCAATCCGTGCCATCGTCTACTCCATCATCCTGCAAGAACAACAACAGGGTTTTGTCCAACCTCAGCAGCAACAACCCCAACAGTCGGGCCAAGGTGTCTCCCAACACCAACAGCagtcgcagcagcagcagcaactcggaCAGTGTTCTTTCCAACAACCTCAACAACTACAACAATTGGGTCAGCAGCCTCAACAACAACAGATACCACAGGGTATATTCTTGCAGCCACACCAGATATCTCAACTTGAGGTGATGACTTCCATTGCACTCCGTACCTTGCCAACGATGTGCGGTGTCAACGTGCCGTTGTACAGCTCGACCACTATTATGCCATTCAGCATTGGCACTGGAGTTGGTGGCTACTGA